The Sphingomonas sp. KR3-1 genome contains a region encoding:
- the tgt gene encoding tRNA guanosine(34) transglycosylase Tgt: protein MPRFEFTIHATDGKARLGTIAMQRGEIRTPAFMPVGTAATVKAMKPEDVRAAGADILLGNTYHLMLRPGAERVARLGGLHKFMQWDRPILTDSGGYQVMSLADLTTRSEEGVAFKSHLDGSRHMLSPERSIEIQRLLGSSITMAFDELVPTTSTREVQAAAMERSMRWAQRSRDAFFAAEEHAEHNAIFGIQQGALDEGLRKASADALLGVGFDGYAVGGLAVGEGQEAMFGVLDFAPGQLDPAKPRYLMGVGKPDDIVGAVERGIDMFDCVLPTRSGRTGQAFTRTGPINIRNAKFAEDQGPLDPACPCPVCARYSRAYLHHLVRAGEILGAMLMTEHNIWFYQVLMQDLRDAIGEGRLPAFANGFRAAYHGGQA, encoded by the coding sequence ATGCCCCGTTTCGAGTTCACCATCCACGCCACCGACGGCAAGGCACGCCTTGGCACGATCGCGATGCAGCGTGGCGAGATCCGCACGCCTGCCTTCATGCCGGTGGGCACCGCCGCCACCGTGAAGGCGATGAAGCCGGAGGACGTGCGCGCCGCCGGCGCCGACATCCTCCTCGGCAACACCTATCACCTGATGCTGCGCCCGGGCGCCGAGCGCGTCGCGCGGCTGGGCGGGCTGCACAAGTTCATGCAGTGGGACCGCCCGATCCTGACCGATTCGGGCGGCTATCAGGTGATGAGCCTGGCCGACCTGACGACGCGCAGCGAAGAAGGCGTGGCCTTCAAGTCGCATCTCGACGGCTCGCGCCACATGCTGAGCCCCGAGCGCTCGATCGAGATCCAGCGGCTGCTCGGCAGCTCGATCACCATGGCGTTCGACGAGCTGGTGCCGACGACCTCGACCCGCGAAGTGCAGGCCGCCGCGATGGAGCGATCGATGCGCTGGGCGCAGCGCAGCCGCGACGCCTTCTTCGCCGCCGAAGAGCATGCCGAGCACAATGCGATCTTCGGCATCCAGCAGGGCGCGCTCGACGAGGGGCTGCGCAAGGCCTCGGCCGATGCGCTGCTGGGCGTCGGCTTCGACGGCTATGCCGTGGGCGGGCTCGCGGTGGGCGAAGGCCAGGAAGCGATGTTCGGCGTGCTCGACTTCGCGCCAGGCCAGCTCGACCCCGCCAAGCCGCGCTACCTGATGGGCGTCGGCAAGCCCGACGACATTGTCGGCGCGGTCGAGCGCGGCATCGACATGTTCGATTGCGTGCTGCCCACCCGCTCGGGGCGCACCGGCCAGGCCTTCACCCGCACCGGCCCGATCAACATCCGCAACGCCAAGTTCGCCGAGGACCAGGGCCCGCTCGATCCCGCCTGCCCCTGCCCGGTCTGCGCCAGGTACAGCCGCGCCTATCTCCACCACCTCGTCCGCGCCGGCGAGATACTCGGTGCGATGCTGATGACCGAGCATAATATCTGGTTCTACCAGGTGCTGATGCAGGACCTGCGCGATGCGATCGGCGAAGGGCGGCTGCCGGCATTCGCGAACGGGTTCCGGGCCGCCTATCACGGCGGGCAGGCCTAG
- a CDS encoding cell wall hydrolase has translation MQARGLAAAVLVSLVGAGFSAQALGPSVATPEPRPLAIGYEAEDHFPGAAFYYAVDDDAAVSAGTTGTTALPDLPIPADAVSTPVDGSIQPAQPFHLTGSGTDKARALQCLTTAIYYEAANEPTDGQRAVAQVILNRVRHPAFPATVCGVVFQGSEKRGCQFSFACDGAMARTPMRSAWDRAGRVAAAALSGQVFGAVGEATHYHTYAVTPAWNRSLVMTGVFGAHFFHRWKGWWGTAAAFRQAYRGGEPLPEPHARIDLAAVTAATALPEPALPGAKPVAPAPRKDVQPAYVQSGTPIGAYAAPVPVAAASAAPVENGQMLDKWKDSGKPLR, from the coding sequence ATGCAGGCGCGGGGTCTGGCGGCGGCAGTGCTCGTCTCGCTGGTCGGTGCCGGTTTCTCGGCGCAGGCGCTGGGGCCTTCGGTCGCCACGCCCGAGCCCAGGCCGCTCGCGATCGGCTATGAGGCCGAGGACCATTTTCCCGGCGCCGCCTTCTATTATGCCGTGGACGACGACGCCGCGGTGAGCGCAGGCACGACCGGCACCACCGCGCTGCCCGACCTGCCGATCCCGGCCGATGCGGTGAGCACCCCGGTCGACGGCTCGATCCAGCCTGCCCAGCCCTTCCACCTCACCGGCAGCGGCACCGACAAGGCACGCGCGCTCCAGTGCCTGACCACCGCGATCTATTACGAGGCGGCGAACGAGCCGACCGACGGCCAGCGCGCGGTGGCGCAGGTGATCCTCAACCGCGTGCGCCATCCCGCCTTCCCCGCCACGGTGTGCGGGGTCGTGTTCCAGGGATCGGAGAAGCGCGGCTGCCAGTTCAGCTTCGCCTGTGACGGGGCGATGGCGCGCACGCCGATGCGATCGGCCTGGGACCGTGCCGGGCGCGTCGCCGCCGCGGCGCTTTCGGGCCAGGTGTTCGGCGCGGTGGGCGAGGCGACGCACTACCACACCTATGCCGTCACCCCGGCCTGGAACCGCAGCCTGGTGATGACCGGCGTGTTCGGCGCGCATTTCTTCCACCGCTGGAAGGGCTGGTGGGGCACCGCCGCCGCCTTCCGCCAGGCCTATCGCGGCGGCGAGCCGCTGCCCGAGCCGCATGCGCGGATCGACCTGGCGGCGGTGACTGCGGCAACCGCGCTGCCCGAGCCTGCGCTGCCGGGCGCGAAGCCGGTGGCGCCTGCGCCGCGCAAGGACGTGCAGCCGGCCTATGTGCAGAGCGGCACGCCGATCGGCGCCTATGCCGCGCCGGTGCCCGTGGCCGCCGCTTCTGCCGCGCCTGTGGAGAATGGGCAGATGCTCGACAAGTGGAAGGACAGCGGCAAGCCGCTGCGCTGA
- the recN gene encoding DNA repair protein RecN produces the protein MLTALAIRDVVLIEALDLEFGAGLGVLTGETGAGKSILLDALGLALGARGETGLVRQGAAQAVVTASFETPARDGEIANLFAQNGLELEPGEPLIVRRIVKADGGSRAFLNDQPASAGLLRELAPHLVEIHGQHDDRGMLNPRGHRALLDAFGRCDAGPVAIAHKAWRDAEAALAVARAEQDVAERDREWLEHAVAELRALAPEAGEEETLAERRASMQRGEKIAGELQGIAELLDGSDGGLSQLRQAARVLERVAEDHEALAEALAAIDRAITEAAEAQDRVDQAAEALAFDPNALEADEARLFELRGLARKHRVQPDDLPGLLEELSAKLERVHSGGAGIARLEKAVGETHRAYAEAAKTLSASRAMAAARLDAAVATELKPLKLDAARFRTVVDPQDQANWSSFGMDRVEFEVSTNPGAPFAPLVKIASGGELSRFILAMKVALAEEGGARTLIFDEIDRGVGGAVASAIGERLARLADSAQVLVVTHSPQVAARGARHLLIAKSHDGTVTRTGVTPLDPAQRREEIARMLSGAEITDEARAQAARLIAA, from the coding sequence ATGTTGACCGCGCTGGCCATTCGCGACGTGGTGCTGATCGAAGCGCTGGACCTCGAGTTCGGCGCCGGCCTCGGCGTGCTCACCGGCGAGACCGGGGCGGGCAAGTCGATCCTGCTCGATGCGCTGGGCCTGGCGCTCGGCGCGCGCGGCGAGACCGGGCTGGTCCGCCAGGGTGCGGCGCAGGCGGTGGTCACCGCCAGCTTCGAGACGCCGGCGCGGGACGGCGAGATCGCCAATCTCTTCGCCCAGAACGGGCTCGAGCTCGAGCCGGGCGAGCCGCTGATCGTCCGCCGCATCGTCAAGGCCGATGGCGGCAGCCGCGCCTTCCTCAATGACCAGCCCGCCTCGGCGGGGCTGCTGCGCGAGCTGGCGCCGCACCTCGTCGAGATCCACGGCCAGCATGACGATCGCGGCATGCTCAATCCCCGCGGGCACCGGGCCTTGCTCGACGCGTTCGGCCGCTGCGATGCCGGTCCGGTGGCGATCGCGCACAAGGCGTGGCGCGATGCCGAGGCGGCGCTGGCGGTGGCGCGCGCCGAGCAGGACGTCGCCGAGCGCGACCGCGAATGGCTCGAGCACGCCGTCGCCGAGCTGCGCGCGCTGGCGCCTGAGGCAGGCGAGGAGGAAACCCTCGCCGAGCGCCGCGCCTCGATGCAGCGGGGCGAGAAGATCGCCGGCGAGCTGCAGGGCATCGCCGAGCTGCTCGACGGCTCCGATGGCGGGCTGAGCCAACTGCGCCAGGCGGCGCGGGTGCTCGAACGCGTTGCCGAGGATCACGAAGCGCTGGCCGAGGCGCTGGCGGCAATCGACCGCGCGATCACCGAGGCGGCCGAAGCGCAGGACCGGGTCGACCAGGCCGCCGAGGCGCTCGCCTTCGATCCCAATGCGCTGGAGGCCGACGAGGCCCGGCTGTTCGAGCTGCGCGGCCTCGCCCGCAAGCACCGCGTCCAGCCCGACGATCTGCCGGGCCTGCTCGAAGAATTGTCCGCCAAGCTCGAGCGCGTCCATAGCGGCGGGGCAGGGATCGCCCGGCTCGAAAAGGCCGTCGGCGAGACCCACCGCGCCTATGCCGAGGCGGCGAAGACGCTCTCCGCCAGTCGCGCCATGGCCGCCGCCCGGCTCGATGCCGCGGTCGCCACCGAATTGAAGCCGCTCAAGCTCGACGCCGCGCGCTTCCGCACCGTCGTCGATCCGCAGGACCAGGCCAACTGGTCGAGCTTCGGCATGGACCGGGTCGAGTTCGAAGTGTCGACCAACCCCGGCGCGCCGTTCGCGCCCCTGGTCAAGATCGCCTCGGGCGGCGAGCTGTCGCGCTTCATCCTGGCGATGAAGGTGGCGCTGGCCGAGGAAGGCGGCGCCCGCACCCTGATCTTCGACGAGATCGACCGCGGCGTCGGCGGCGCCGTCGCCAGTGCCATCGGCGAGCGCCTCGCCCGGCTGGCGGACAGCGCGCAGGTGCTGGTGGTGACGCACAGTCCGCAGGTCGCGGCGCGCGGCGCCCGCCATTTGCTGATCGCCAAGAGCCATGACGGGACCGTCACCCGCACCGGCGTCACCCCGCTCGACCCCGCCCAGCGCCGCGAGGAGATCGCCCGCATGCTCTCGGGCGCCGAGATCACCGACGAGGCCCGCGCCCAGGCCGCGCGGCTGATCGCCGCCTAG
- a CDS encoding outer membrane protein assembly factor BamD, producing MRTPTTRALALALLPVLALSMAGCAKKGGGKDLPYVARDVGTLYSTAKLKLDQHQYKLAAALFDEVERQHPYSVWARRAQLMGAFSYYLNKDYTESISSAQRFLAVHPGNRDAAYAYYLIGLCYYEQISDVQRDQKITQQALDSLGELTRRYPNTKYAADARLKIDLVRDHLGGKEMEIGRFYETRGMWLAATMRFRTVVDQYQMTTHVPEALMRLTESYLALGMPEEANKAAAVLGANYPGTDWYAHAYKLMQANQGKVKQAEAAATKPAS from the coding sequence ATGCGTACACCCACGACCCGCGCCCTAGCGCTCGCCCTTCTCCCGGTTCTGGCACTTTCGATGGCCGGCTGCGCCAAGAAGGGCGGCGGCAAGGATCTTCCCTATGTCGCGCGCGACGTCGGCACGCTCTATTCCACTGCCAAGCTGAAGCTCGACCAGCATCAGTACAAGCTGGCCGCCGCGCTGTTCGACGAAGTCGAGCGCCAGCACCCCTATTCGGTCTGGGCCCGCCGCGCGCAGCTGATGGGCGCGTTCAGCTATTATCTGAACAAGGACTACACCGAGTCCATTTCCTCGGCGCAGCGCTTCCTCGCCGTGCACCCGGGCAACCGCGACGCGGCCTATGCCTATTATCTGATCGGCCTGTGCTATTACGAGCAGATCAGCGACGTGCAGCGCGACCAGAAGATCACGCAGCAGGCGCTCGATTCGCTGGGCGAGCTCACCCGCCGCTATCCGAACACCAAATACGCCGCCGATGCGCGCCTCAAGATCGACCTTGTCCGCGACCATCTGGGCGGCAAGGAAATGGAGATCGGCCGCTTCTACGAGACGCGCGGCATGTGGCTGGCGGCGACGATGCGCTTCCGCACCGTGGTCGATCAGTATCAGATGACCACGCACGTGCCCGAGGCGCTGATGCGCCTGACCGAGAGCTATCTCGCGCTCGGCATGCCCGAGGAAGCGAACAAGGCCGCCGCAGTGCTCGGCGCCAACTATCCGGGCACCGACTGGTATGCGCATGCCTACAAGCTGATGCAGGCGAACCAGGGCAAGGTGAAGCAGGCCGAGGCAGCGGCGACCAAGCCCGCGAGCTGA
- a CDS encoding phosphoheptose isomerase, producing the protein MTATLLATHRVEKPWGRHKLWPGFPDPAADGEPVGEVWFQTPGNAAPDLLIKYLFTSEKLSVQVHPNDEQAHAAGLPRGKDECWVILDAEPDSTIALGTKAPVDRETLKQAALDGSIEDLLDWKPVKAGDFFYSGSGTIHAIGAGITLVEVQQNSETTYRLYDYGRPRELHLDAGIAVAEPVPYAPNPMPGRVADDRVILVEGPKFVLERWAGGRRTLSLPAGVTGWLIPLRGEGVVDGTAFRAGECVTIEGSADLHAEAGSDLLFAYPGTTRI; encoded by the coding sequence GTGACCGCAACGCTGTTGGCAACCCATCGTGTCGAAAAGCCCTGGGGCCGCCACAAGCTGTGGCCCGGCTTCCCCGATCCCGCCGCGGACGGCGAGCCGGTGGGCGAAGTGTGGTTCCAGACGCCGGGCAACGCCGCGCCCGACCTGCTGATCAAATATCTGTTCACCAGCGAGAAGCTGTCGGTGCAGGTCCACCCCAATGACGAGCAGGCGCATGCCGCCGGGCTGCCGCGCGGCAAGGACGAATGCTGGGTGATCCTCGACGCCGAGCCCGATTCGACGATCGCGCTCGGCACCAAGGCGCCGGTCGACCGCGAGACGCTGAAGCAGGCCGCGCTCGACGGCTCGATCGAGGACCTGCTCGACTGGAAGCCGGTGAAGGCCGGCGACTTCTTCTATTCGGGATCGGGCACGATCCACGCGATCGGCGCGGGGATCACGCTGGTCGAGGTGCAGCAGAACAGCGAGACCACCTATCGGCTCTATGACTATGGCCGGCCGCGCGAGCTGCACCTCGATGCCGGCATCGCGGTTGCCGAGCCGGTGCCGTACGCGCCCAACCCGATGCCCGGCCGCGTCGCCGACGACCGTGTGATCCTGGTCGAAGGCCCCAAGTTCGTGCTCGAGCGCTGGGCGGGCGGGCGCCGCACGCTCAGCCTCCCCGCCGGCGTCACCGGCTGGCTGATCCCGCTGCGCGGCGAAGGCGTGGTCGACGGCACCGCGTTCCGCGCCGGCGAATGCGTGACGATCGAGGGCAGCGCGGACCTGCATGCCGAGGCGGGCAGCGACCTGCTCTTCGCCTATCCGGGCACTACGCGGATCTGA
- a CDS encoding glycine zipper 2TM domain-containing protein has protein sequence MRILFAAAIAAAAIATPAAAQGHNEREARQDCRHDLRNSDSRGEYRREARDCRNDIAQAQRQDRREWQRDWRGYRNYDYNRLPRGETYYNPADYYRDGRYYQERRLSRNDRVYRGNDGRYYCRRSDGTTGLIVGGVAGGLFGNAISNGRNATLGTLLGAAAGAAIGSSVDRGNVRCR, from the coding sequence ATGCGTATTCTTTTTGCCGCCGCGATTGCGGCTGCCGCCATTGCGACGCCTGCCGCCGCCCAGGGCCATAACGAGCGCGAGGCTCGCCAGGATTGCCGTCACGACCTGCGCAATTCGGACAGCCGCGGCGAATATCGCCGCGAGGCTCGCGATTGCCGCAACGACATCGCCCAGGCCCAGCGCCAGGACCGCCGCGAGTGGCAGCGCGATTGGCGCGGCTATCGCAACTACGACTATAACCGCCTTCCGCGCGGTGAGACCTATTACAACCCGGCCGACTATTATCGTGACGGCCGCTACTATCAGGAGCGTCGCCTGAGCCGGAATGACCGCGTCTATCGCGGCAATGACGGCCGCTATTATTGCCGCCGCTCGGACGGCACGACCGGCCTGATCGTCGGCGGCGTTGCCGGTGGCCTGTTCGGCAATGCGATCTCGAACGGCCGCAACGCGACGCTGGGCACGCTGCTCGGCGCGGCTGCGGGTGCGGCGATCGGCTCGTCGGTCGACCGCGGCAACGTGCGCTGCCGCTAA
- a CDS encoding heme-binding protein, protein MQLNAKMIGAGVAAAIAAGVGYALLHKLEDEADFDTVTREGAFSVRDYPRLLVAEVVVPGLRQAALSVGFTRLADYVFGKERAGGRLPMTVPVLSDGDEDGRGWRTRFLMPAHASIETLPDPVAGVRLRALPARRIAALRFAGPDSDGQLDAHEAELRAWIGAHGLSPAGPVEHAFYNSPFTPARLRRTEILIPLAA, encoded by the coding sequence ATGCAGCTGAACGCGAAGATGATTGGTGCCGGCGTCGCCGCCGCCATTGCCGCCGGGGTTGGATACGCCCTGCTCCACAAGCTCGAGGACGAGGCCGATTTCGACACGGTGACGCGCGAAGGCGCGTTCAGCGTGCGCGATTATCCGCGGCTGCTCGTCGCCGAAGTGGTGGTGCCCGGGCTGCGCCAGGCGGCGCTCTCGGTCGGCTTCACCCGGCTCGCCGACTATGTCTTCGGCAAGGAGCGCGCCGGCGGGCGGCTGCCGATGACCGTGCCGGTGCTCTCCGACGGCGATGAGGATGGGCGCGGCTGGCGCACCCGCTTCCTGATGCCGGCGCATGCGAGCATCGAGACGCTGCCCGATCCCGTGGCGGGCGTCCGCCTGCGCGCGCTCCCCGCCCGGCGGATCGCCGCGCTGCGCTTCGCCGGCCCGGACAGCGACGGCCAGCTCGACGCGCACGAGGCCGAGCTGCGCGCCTGGATCGGCGCCCATGGCCTCAGCCCGGCAGGGCCGGTCGAGCATGCCTTCTACAATTCGCCCTTCACGCCCGCTCGCCTGCGCCGCACCGAGATATTGATCCCGCTCGCGGCATAG
- the crcB gene encoding fluoride efflux transporter CrcB, with protein MPPLLLVMLGGSVGSGARYLTGKLALGWLGPNYPWGTLAVNVIGGFLMGALVGALARIGEGGEQWRLLIGVGALGGYTTFSAFTLDLMNMLQRGDWGMGLGYILASVLGSALALFAGLSIMRVAA; from the coding sequence ATGCCACCCCTTCTCCTCGTCATGCTCGGCGGCTCCGTCGGCTCGGGCGCGCGCTATCTCACCGGCAAGCTCGCGCTTGGCTGGCTCGGGCCCAATTATCCCTGGGGAACGCTTGCCGTGAACGTGATCGGCGGCTTCCTGATGGGCGCGCTGGTCGGCGCGCTCGCGCGTATCGGCGAGGGCGGCGAGCAATGGCGGCTGCTGATCGGCGTCGGCGCGCTCGGCGGCTACACCACCTTCTCCGCCTTCACCCTCGACCTGATGAACATGCTCCAGCGCGGCGACTGGGGCATGGGTCTGGGCTATATCCTCGCCTCGGTGCTCGGTTCGGCGCTCGCGCTGTTCGCGGGCCTTAGCATCATGAGGGTCGCAGCATGA
- a CDS encoding RluA family pseudouridine synthase yields MTDAVRQFTVKLDDDGIRLDRWFKRHLPDTSFNLVSRWARTGQLRIDGARAKPGDHVAMGQVIRVPPAEAPKPDKPARPKRKREVNLSEEQIEFARSLVIHQDDAAFVLNKPPGLATQGGTKTNEHVDELLDALQYDLEGRPKLVHRLDKDTSGALLVARTARAAAAFSKSFSSRTARKVYWALVVGVPSIQDGMIELPIGKQPGTGGEKMQVDEKEGQPARSRYRVIGRAGNRAAWVELQPFTGRTHQLRVHMAAIGFPIVGDGKYGGPEAFLTGGISRKMHLHARRIRVDHPDNDKIDVTAALPHHFAESLHTLGFEEAEGDALLLDDGPQPMTKEQLKANAKAHAKSVRKERRGERRGRGEGAVGDKPAPRSGGKPSTRKPAAPKLGPKTGARKPAGASAKPGPRSGPRTGSATGTKPGPSRGGAKPGGSRGR; encoded by the coding sequence ATGACCGACGCCGTTCGCCAGTTCACCGTCAAGCTCGACGACGACGGCATCCGCCTGGACCGCTGGTTCAAGCGGCACCTGCCGGACACGAGCTTCAACCTCGTCTCGCGCTGGGCGCGCACCGGCCAGCTGCGCATCGACGGCGCGCGCGCCAAGCCGGGCGACCATGTCGCGATGGGCCAGGTCATCCGCGTGCCCCCGGCCGAGGCGCCCAAGCCCGACAAGCCCGCCCGGCCGAAGCGCAAGCGCGAAGTCAACCTGAGCGAGGAGCAGATCGAGTTCGCCCGCTCGCTGGTGATCCACCAGGACGACGCCGCCTTCGTGCTCAACAAGCCGCCCGGGCTGGCGACGCAGGGCGGCACCAAGACCAACGAGCATGTCGACGAGCTCCTCGACGCGCTCCAGTACGACCTGGAGGGGCGGCCCAAGCTGGTCCACCGGCTCGACAAGGATACGAGCGGCGCGCTGCTCGTCGCCCGCACCGCGCGCGCGGCGGCGGCGTTCTCCAAGAGCTTCTCCAGCCGCACCGCGCGCAAGGTCTATTGGGCGCTGGTCGTCGGCGTGCCGAGCATCCAGGACGGGATGATCGAGCTGCCGATCGGCAAGCAGCCGGGCACCGGCGGCGAGAAGATGCAGGTCGACGAGAAGGAGGGCCAGCCCGCCCGCTCGCGCTACCGGGTGATCGGCCGCGCCGGCAACCGTGCCGCCTGGGTCGAGCTCCAGCCCTTTACCGGGCGCACCCACCAGCTGCGCGTCCACATGGCGGCAATCGGCTTCCCGATCGTCGGCGACGGCAAATATGGCGGGCCCGAGGCGTTCCTGACGGGCGGAATCAGCCGCAAGATGCACCTGCATGCGAGGCGCATCCGAGTGGATCATCCCGACAACGACAAGATCGACGTGACCGCCGCGCTGCCGCATCACTTCGCCGAATCGCTGCACACGCTGGGCTTCGAGGAAGCCGAGGGCGACGCGTTGCTGCTCGACGACGGGCCGCAGCCGATGACCAAGGAGCAGCTCAAGGCCAATGCCAAGGCGCATGCCAAGAGTGTGCGCAAGGAGCGCCGCGGCGAGCGGCGCGGGCGCGGCGAAGGCGCGGTCGGCGACAAGCCGGCGCCGCGCAGCGGCGGCAAGCCGAGCACGCGCAAGCCTGCAGCACCCAAGCTGGGTCCCAAGACCGGCGCGCGCAAGCCTGCCGGCGCCAGTGCCAAGCCGGGTCCCCGCAGCGGTCCGCGTACCGGCTCCGCGACCGGTACCAAGCCCGGCCCGAGCCGCGGCGGCGCCAAGCCCGGCGGCAGCCGGGGGCGCTGA
- a CDS encoding FMN-binding negative transcriptional regulator, translating into MHPHPAFRWEDRPAIRDLVREIGFGALFAATPDGLRVAHVPVVWLDDDTLGFHLARGNGLVRHLDGATALFNLQGPDAYVSPDWYGAGPNLVPTWNYVAVELEGRVTRTDDDGLLAILDAVSHEQERRLAPKPEWTRAKMDPAIAAKMAGVILGYRLEVQAWRGTLKLGQQKPDAARLAAADALDAQGRRAMAALMRGAK; encoded by the coding sequence ATGCATCCGCATCCGGCCTTCCGCTGGGAAGACCGCCCGGCAATCCGCGACCTGGTCCGCGAAATCGGCTTCGGCGCGCTGTTCGCTGCGACGCCCGACGGGCTGCGCGTCGCGCACGTGCCGGTGGTGTGGCTGGACGACGACACGCTCGGCTTCCATCTGGCGCGCGGCAACGGCCTGGTCCGGCATCTGGACGGCGCCACCGCGCTGTTCAACCTGCAGGGGCCGGACGCCTATGTCAGCCCCGACTGGTATGGCGCAGGGCCGAACCTGGTGCCGACCTGGAACTATGTCGCGGTCGAGCTCGAAGGCCGGGTGACCCGCACCGACGATGATGGCCTGCTCGCGATCCTCGATGCCGTCAGCCATGAGCAGGAACGCCGCCTCGCTCCCAAGCCCGAATGGACGCGCGCCAAGATGGACCCGGCGATTGCCGCGAAGATGGCGGGCGTGATCCTCGGCTATCGGCTGGAGGTGCAGGCCTGGCGCGGCACGCTGAAGCTCGGGCAGCAGAAGCCCGACGCCGCCCGGCTCGCCGCCGCCGACGCGCTCGACGCGCAGGGCCGCCGCGCGATGGCTGCGCTGATGCGGGGGGCGAAGTGA
- a CDS encoding HAD-IA family hydrolase gives MNRLAVFDCDGTLVDSQANICRAMEATFEAHRLDPPGRNDIRRIVGLSLVPAIAQLLPEADAALHDAMAEEYKRAFHAMRASAALDPEPLYDGILETIDMLDAAGWLLGVATGKSDRGLHLILEHHGIRNRFVTLQTADRHPSKPHPAMLELAIAEAGAAPETTAMIGDTSFDMAMARAAGTHALGVLWGYHTSEELLGAGAHRLADHASQLPAHLEGL, from the coding sequence GTGAACCGCCTCGCCGTGTTCGATTGCGACGGCACGCTCGTCGATTCGCAGGCCAATATCTGCCGCGCGATGGAAGCGACGTTCGAAGCGCACCGGCTCGACCCGCCGGGCCGCAACGACATTCGCCGCATCGTCGGGCTCAGCCTGGTCCCCGCCATCGCGCAGCTGCTGCCCGAGGCGGACGCCGCGCTGCACGATGCGATGGCCGAGGAATACAAGCGCGCCTTCCACGCGATGCGCGCCTCCGCAGCCCTGGATCCGGAGCCGCTGTACGACGGAATCCTCGAGACGATCGACATGCTCGACGCCGCGGGCTGGCTGCTCGGCGTCGCCACCGGCAAGTCCGATCGCGGGCTGCACCTGATCCTCGAGCATCACGGGATCCGCAACCGGTTCGTCACGCTGCAGACCGCCGACCGCCACCCCTCCAAGCCGCACCCCGCGATGCTCGAGCTCGCCATCGCCGAGGCCGGTGCCGCGCCCGAGACCACCGCGATGATCGGCGACACCAGCTTCGACATGGCGATGGCGCGCGCCGCTGGCACGCATGCGCTTGGTGTGCTATGGGGCTACCACACATCCGAGGAGCTGCTCGGCGCCGGCGCGCACCGCCTCGCCGACCATGCCAGCCAGCTTCCCGCACATCTGGAGGGTCTATGA
- a CDS encoding ATP12 family protein produces MRRFWKDVSVEHGQVALDGKPVRTPGRVPLALPTPALAEAVADEWRGVGETLDPRAMPLTGLANAAIDRIATDPAPFAASLAAYGESDLLYYRAEGPEPLVERQADAWDPLLDWARGRYDVHFETTAGVMHKAQPEATIARLAEAVHALDPFRLAALSPVVTIGGSLVGALALLEGAVSPETLWQAAHVDELWQAELWGEDSLAVQARNAHRVDFDAGVRFLGLL; encoded by the coding sequence ATGAGGCGCTTCTGGAAGGACGTCAGCGTCGAGCATGGCCAGGTGGCGCTCGACGGCAAGCCGGTGCGCACCCCGGGCCGGGTGCCGCTCGCCCTGCCCACCCCCGCACTGGCCGAGGCCGTGGCGGACGAGTGGCGCGGCGTCGGCGAGACCCTGGACCCGCGCGCGATGCCGCTGACCGGGCTCGCCAATGCCGCGATCGACCGGATCGCCACCGATCCCGCCCCCTTCGCGGCAAGCCTTGCCGCCTATGGCGAGAGCGACCTGCTCTATTACCGCGCCGAGGGGCCCGAGCCGCTGGTCGAGCGCCAGGCCGATGCCTGGGATCCGCTGCTCGACTGGGCGCGCGGCCGCTACGACGTTCATTTCGAGACGACGGCGGGCGTGATGCACAAGGCCCAGCCCGAAGCGACGATCGCGCGGCTGGCCGAGGCCGTCCATGCACTCGACCCGTTCCGGCTCGCGGCGCTGTCGCCGGTGGTGACGATCGGCGGCTCGCTGGTCGGGGCGCTGGCGCTGCTCGAGGGCGCGGTCTCGCCGGAGACGCTGTGGCAGGCCGCCCATGTCGACGAACTCTGGCAGGCGGAGCTGTGGGGCGAGGATTCGCTCGCGGTGCAGGCGCGCAACGCCCACCGGGTAGATTTCGACGCGGGGGTTCGGTTTCTAGGGCTGCTCTGA
- a CDS encoding DUF1428 domain-containing protein, whose amino-acid sequence MYITALVIPVHEDKQDAYRAWAANTAAVFKRNGCLEITEAWEDFVPNGSVTDFRKAVAAKPGEKIVISWQVWPDKATLDAAEEVMHTDGSLEFEGEVPFDAKRLILGCFREL is encoded by the coding sequence ATGTACATCACCGCGCTCGTCATCCCCGTTCACGAGGATAAGCAGGACGCCTATCGCGCCTGGGCCGCGAACACCGCGGCGGTGTTCAAGCGCAATGGCTGCCTCGAGATCACCGAAGCCTGGGAGGATTTCGTCCCCAATGGTTCGGTCACCGATTTCCGCAAGGCAGTTGCCGCGAAGCCCGGCGAGAAGATCGTTATCTCCTGGCAAGTCTGGCCCGACAAGGCGACGCTAGATGCCGCCGAGGAAGTGATGCACACCGACGGCAGCCTGGAGTTCGAAGGCGAGGTGCCCTTCGACGCCAAGCGGCTGATCCTGGGGTGCTTCCGGGAACTGTAG